The Eriocheir sinensis breed Jianghai 21 chromosome 54, ASM2467909v1, whole genome shotgun sequence genome segment ACCTCAGGGGGCGGCAAGGAGGGGAATGTTGGGTATGTGACATATATATCTCTGCCGCTAACGGAATCACACCTTACTCAAGCCATGAAGTAACCTGACAATATTTTAGTGGCGAAGGAGACAATAAAAAGTGATACTGGTCAATGTTTTATACAGAATAGAGTTTAGAACACGTAGCCATGGCTGGGTGAGGGCTAGCGGGCTTCAATTTTAAGGAGATTGGCAAGAAACGGATCATAAACTAATAGCAAAACACTTGTTGTTGCTACTCTTCTTATTACACATTATTATATctatgttgttgttattactgttattgttattattattattattattattattattattattattattattattgttattattattattattatgttgttgttgttgttgttgttgttgttgttgttgttgttcttgttgttgttgttgttgtttttcttgttcttgttcttctttcttgttctttttcttgttcttatttcttgttcttgatcttctttcttattcttgttcttctttcttgttctttttcttctttcttgttcttcttgttctttcttgttcttctttcttgtccttgttcttctttcttgttatttttcttctttcttgttctttttcttctttcttgttcttcttgttcttcttctttctttttcttctttcttattctttttcttctttcttgttcttcttctttctttttcttctttcttgttctttttcttctttcttgttcttctttctttttcttctttcttgttctttttcttctttcttgttcttcttatttttctttttcttctttcttgttcttctttctttttcttctttcttgtttttcttctttctttttcttctttcttgttcttgttcttctttcttgttcttcttcttctttcttgttcatcttctttttgCCTTGTTTTGAGTCTTGTGTCATATCCTgtgtcttgtgttgtgttgtgtggtgttttgttgtgtttgaaAACCTTCtcttcctggggagagggaaggggaggtgtgtgtcgtgtgttgtgttctGTGTGTTGCGTGGTGTGGTGTAGTCGTTGAAAGCCTTCccttcctggggagagggaaggggaggtgtgtgttgtgtgctgtGTTCTGTGTGTTGCGTGGTGTGGTGTAGTCGTTGAAAGCCTTCtcttcctggggagagggaaggggaggtgtgtgttgtgtgctgtgttctgtgtgttgcgtggtgtggtgtggtcgtTGAAAGCCTTCccttcctggggagagggaaggggaggtgtgtgttgtatgttgtgttctgtgtgttgcgtggtgtggtgtggtcgtTGAAAGCCTTCtcttcctggggagagggaaggggaggtgtgtgttgtgtgctgtCTTCTGtggtgtgtggcgtgtggtgTTGTCATCAGCTGTCCTAAACCTGCGGCGCCTCAACGAAAACAAGGTACAGCTGGAGGAGCAGAATCGCCGCGAGCAACACCAGCCACCACCGTGACTCGGCAGCGCAGGCACACTGGCAGCCATGGTGCGGGATGGGAAGGTCACCGATGGGAGTCGGGAGTTTCAGGGGGCCGGGCGGCTTGGGGTACGGGTAAGGCCGGAACTTTTCCCCGATGCGTTCCTTCGGCTGGATCACCAGCTTGCCGCGCCCATCGTCATTTTCCCGCCACCAGTCCAAAGAGTCGTAACTGACCTTCTTCCCTGCATTCTTGCGCCGCCGCCGGGAGAGAGCGGCTCTCATGGCGTCTTTCAGCCGCCAGACGCGTGGGGTGCGCTTCAAGGACTTGCTCAGCGGCTGCCGGTCCTTCGCAAGTAGTCTGGCGTATTTCAAGAGAACTCCCCGGGACAGAGAGTCTCCGGGCACGTTCTGCTGCACCTTGGCGAGGAGCAAGACTACGAAGGCCAGGAGATTCACAGTTATCATGATGATGGCCAGAAGCTTCCTCTCAAAGAGGCTTTGTTCAGCTCGGGCCTCGGCCATGTGCTCCTGGAGGCAGGCCAGATGCCTCCTCGTGTACCACCAGGCATAACCGGCCGGGGGCAGCCCGCACTCTTTCAGGGGGTCCCGGGGTGCGGCAGGCCTCAGCGGCCCCAGCCAGTTCATCGCGGCCACCACAGCTCGGAGTCGCCCCAACGCCGTGGTTTGGGGACCCTCGGCCTCCCAGCTCTGTACCAGCGCCTCAACATCGTGGTGGATGTGCTGCAGATGCGCCACGGTAAACAGGAGGACGCCGGTGGCGACGGCACACACGATTCCCAGCACGGTCTTGGTCACCATCTTGGGCTGGCCGGACttagaaaagtagaagaagaacagaaaggtaaaagaaatagaaaaaaatgggaaagaagcaaaagggagaaaggatgaaacaGACGCTACAAGAGCTATGCTTCCCCGTGTCTTGACTTGCCGTTGTGGCCAGATCACAGGCCATAAGAGCAGCATTACTCGTACGCCGTGCTATGCTGTGGTGGGCACACCTTGGTTtagtttaacagcgaaattaaacactcaatcAGGAGAAAAAATTGTTTTACTGgctaaagaaaaaaagcaaaaatcgCCGGTAAAATTAGACCATACCATAAGGCGACGAGTAgatagaaaagtagtagtagtaaaaaaagcaggaatagagagaagaggcCAACTGCAACAATAAAaaagttacataaacaacagaaaggcgacaGAAGGGAACTGGACCCCAATAAAACACCCTAACAACACTAGCGACGGATGCCTACATGACAACACCTATGCAAATATGCCATAttacttttcttcgtctttttcacagtcttcttcctcctcctcccaccccaacCACAGCTACACAACAAACTAAATGCATTGCTCGCctttgaaataacaactgatGAAGTAACAAAAGCCATCCAGGCCAGTtaaacaaataaaagtaaaacaaataaatatccaACTCATGACAAAAACAAaccaagaaatgaagaaaagaaacagtccgtattcattatgtccttgcgacaatttgtcccttgcgacaaggcatcaggCTAACGACAATtcggaaaaaggctaacgtgaaaGCGATTTTTtacaagaaaagacaaaaaataacaggTAACTAACGACCCATTGAGCACTAAGACAATTaagtgagttaccttgaaagccactcattacaAAATCAATTAAACATGGCTCTTGCACATTTGGGATGCCTATCAAACATGCTAAcctttttataacgacctcttcactgtttgtGACGTAACCAAATGAAagttgatttccagaaagcgtttgataaagtcccacatcataaattactttaaattaaaacaaataggtattgacggtccaAAAGTAACCAATGGGATCGCGATTTTgagcaagtaaaacaacaaaagtTGTGATTCGACGGATTAATTCAGAGGGGAGTGGGCGCACGTCACCTGTCCTCAGGGTTCAGTtctttggcccagtgctctttatttatttacacgaTGTGTCGGACTgtctcaataatcgcattagtaaatttgcagtaCACACAGATTGGTAACctggttcacactgacgaagagacgcaaagcctccaagaggatttaaaTTTCTTTACAAAATTCAGCTTGGTCTGATGAATGGAGATACCCATACtagcgtagacaagtgccaggtcaaaaagaagaacaaggaaataaTATCGAAAATGCGCGGCAAACTCAaacatcgatgcagcaaataaagcaacgAATCATCTGCTTGGCTTCATTAAAAATTTCACTTAGTTAATTGTTTTTGAGTCCACCCCCGCCAAGATAGTTTGtctttggtctccccaccatgcaaagaattTGTTAGCAAAAGCTAGAAAGTGTTCAGCAATGGAACCAAATCGTACCAACTTCTTTccaacgaagaaaggctttctacccaacacatgccctctctctctcttcgcctccGAGACTCGAAGGAATGAGGTCAATGTtttaaaaattttaaatttttcaATAGACAGACATtgttttatgatcgatgacactttgcgtacgagaaCAATGGCGGAGAATTCTGAtgaatgtagaatcacttaggtttaaggactgaccacctagtctggaccatggggtctgtgtggtctgattttctaagtaaatcaatgtaaatctctctctctctctctctctctctctctctctctctctctctctctctctctctctctctctctctctctctctctctctctctccctgggctTGTTTTATGCTGATGGGAATTTCTACAAATGGAAAACTTTTCTTAAGAAACTACATGTtgtaaggaagggggagggggggagggagggagagagagggaaagagggagggagggagggagggagggaggggaaggagaggagaaagatatagCAAGAGACAACCAAATTGAAATAGgaaaaacataaacacacacacacacacacacacacacacacacaaacacacacacacgctaaacaTTATAACCTGAAatactaaagagagagagggagagggcgaaagcgagagagagggagagagagaaaaaaaaaagaaagtgggaatgagagagaaacaataacaagtaaaacaagaacaattaaccacacacacacacacacacacacacacacacacacacacacacacacacacacacacacagcttaacCCTCTCAATGTTCTCTAAACTAACTACTGGAACAACAAAATtcggagggacggggagggaggaggaaaagggtggaggaagaggggaggtaaagaggggaggtaaagaggggaggtaaagaggggaggaaagttcTCTCACTCAGTAATTCTCTTtgcctcctgctccttcccccctccactgAGGCATAGTTACATCGTTCCTCACTAgatggcttttttttctctctccctctctctctctcctctcctcacccttcacctgttttttcctcctcctattactgttgttcttattctttctcctatcattattttaacatgttttttttatctgtttttgtgATGTCTTCTAattcccttctacctctcctcctcctcctcctcctcctcctcctcctcctcctcctcctcctccttctcctcctcctttttttctttttctttttcttcttcttcttattattattattattattattattattattattattattatcattattattatttttatcattattactatttatttccACTACTTTTTATATCTCCTCCActgcttattcttcttgttctccttttccttctcctctttctcctttttttcttctttttcttcttttcttctacttttttacaCATctacttcttattcttgtttttcttctccttttcttcctccccctttttactttttcttcttattcttcttttcctttaccatttcgtctcaacttctttttcttgtttttcttctccttttcctcctcctcttttttccttttttcttctcattcttcttttcctctactattcactcctcctccatttcttattcctgttctttctccttttcctcctcctcctcctctttcttttcttcttttcctttacctttttcctcctctacttcttcttcttgttctcctcctcctcctcctcctcctcctcctcctcctcctcatcatcatcatcatcatcatcatcatcatcatcatcatcatcatcataaaacaCATTTTatccgcgtctctctctctctctctatctctctctctctctctctctctctctctctctctctctctctctctctctctctctctctctctctctctctctctaatcaggcTTTTCCCTTCGTtaacactttctctttctctctctctctctccctctctttactttccctttttttctctcaacttCACTTTTCATTCAAcacttttactctcctccttccgtCGACCCAGTAAACCATAGGGGTGAAAATGGTGCCTTAAATTGATGGGCTTTCGTCCGTATCGGCTCAACgaccctcacccctttcccctctttttcccctctcttttatgtccctttttttctttctttttactttgtctctcttcctaaccgagggaaagaggggaggaaaggaggaggaggaggaggaggaagggatggaattgCGTGTCTGATTAGCTAATCCTGAAGGTATGCaggtgtgaaaggaggaggaggaggaggaggaggagaaggaggaggaggaagaagaagaagaagaagaaaaagaaaaagaagaagaagaagaagaagaagaagaaatataagaaaaatgaaaaatgaaaataaaaaagaagatcaagaagaagaaagaggaggaggaggaggaagaggaggagaagaaaaaggagagaaaggaggtggaggaataggaggaggaggctgaggaggattGAGAATGAaataagaggaataggagaaggaggaggaaaaggaagaagaaaacgaagaggaggaggaagaagaaaaaggagagaaggaggaagaagaaaacgaataagaggaagaataagaagaaaacgaataggaggaggaggagaaggaaaaagcaaacgaataggaggaggaataagaagaaaacgaatagaaGTAaacgggagaagaggaggaagaggaggaggaggaagaggaagagggaaacaaaacaaaaacaaaatacaaaaaacaacaacgaagaacCAAAATCTCAAATGACTCCTAATGTAATAAGTAGATGAAGaccacagctcctcctcctcctcttcttcctcctcctcctcctccgccaccgcctcctcctcctcctcctcctctgccacaaTGGGGGTCAGGACGCCTCATTATAACTTGGTCCGCGAGGCCACAGAGGCAGCGCCGCGCACACGTCCACGGGAGATTAGAGcgagggggggtgagagagagagagagagagagagagagagagagagagagagagagagagaacggaggagggATTGTGTCTATTCGGATTAAGTCTAAATATTATCTATAAAATACTTTACTATCCTtctcacagatagatagatagatagatagatagatagatagatagatagatagattgataaatagatagagatagacaggcaGTCCTAAATGAACCAAAAAAAATGAactaagaaaaaagggaagggaagggaaggaaagagaatggaaggataagaagggaagggaagggaagggaagggaagggaagtgaagggaagggaagggaggggaaaggaaggaagggaagggaagggaaaggaagggaagaagagggaagggaagggacggggaggggaaaggagggcagagaaaggaagggaagggaagggaagggaagggaagagaagggaagggaaggggaaaagaggggaggggaggggaaatggggaagTGGGGTTCTAACAAAAAATTAAAAACGGTGTTGTCTCCCCTCTAACATAAGcaaaggagggtggggaggggcagagaggggggaggggagcttATCAGGAGGGTcaagaggggagggatgaggggacAAGGAGAGGATTAGGACACACTGATCCCCAATCCCACACTGCCATTCCCCGTCACACCACCCcgtccccaccccccccccaccgcccctttcccctttttcccttttcaaaactattttcctcctgcttttgttttctctccctgattcattttctttcccttcccctccttttcctcaacctacttcccattcttccccACTATATttgttccttctatttctcttaatCTATTTatctcctctgtccctctcttcccttcccttcccttccatttcattaccgttccttccttcctctcctttccctcaacccatttttttcctctttcctttctttccatttccttcccttcccttcccttcccttcccttcccttcccgtcccttcccttccctcttcttcccatcccttcccttcccttcctttctttcccctccccttccctttgtacaatctcctttccttctcctccttttttctgcttcttgttcccttccttattctgcttttttccctcccctttctttccttcccctactttttttctgcttctttctcctttccttcctctagtaTTTTCCCTCTTACTTAAcccgtctttccttcccctgctttcaccctctttcccttactcttccccTGTTTTCCCCTACCTCAATCTCATatcgcctccctttccttcctcttctttttccttttgttttctcaacccacattttcttcctttccactgcCTACTTTCCTTCCGTCTCCCATCCCTatccttactctttccctccccttcctccccttactttcTTCACCAAAATCCCACTTTCTACTTCCCTCCGTCTCCCATCCctatccttattctttccttcccctccctccccttactttctTCACCCCAATCCCCCCTTTCTATCCCCATTTCCTTCATCTACTCCCTCACCCCAAgctcctctctactcttctcctttcctcttttcttgagcgtggaaggaaaataaagagggaaaagaaggaagaagataagatggAGACGGTGATAATTATGAAGGGAAAACacagaaagaatagagaagagagaaaagaagggaagaaagggagaataagatgatggataagagaaggaataaaggaagaaagagaggaagggaagatgaaataaTGACAAACGTTAATAAATTTCCTCTCCATTAGTTATTTCCATCTATACTCCTCTtaataacccctcctcctcctcctcctcctcctcctcctcctcctcctcctcctcctccttaatacgACCCGCttttgccctcccttcccctcactcatcCTTAAGGGAGAGAGacttgagggggaggaagggagagagagagggagagggagggagagagggagagggagagggagggagagagagagagttgattatAATTACAGTACCCTCATCTTACATCTCTCAGTTCtcaaatttactctctctctctctctctctctctctctctctctctctctctctctctctctctgcattattttcctcccttcccttctcctgtttCCCTCCGCCACAATTACATAAGGGCCGCCCTCTAATTGGCTCTAATCCCCCGCCAATCACGCGTCTCCTCTTACTAAACACTGTGACGTCACGACTCTTTGTTTACATCCAGCGGCGGTGCGGTGCGGTGCGGTACTCGGCGCGGCCCGCAACAGGTGAGCCGAGTACAGGTAAGGGGTGGTGTGTGTGACGCCCGCCGCGATACTACcaaggaggaggataatgtttttgtctctttttttttcagtaaaggaaagagttcaagggaaaaaaaaaataaagacaaaaccagtcgacacaaaacaaaacaaaaacgccaGCACAGTTTATTAATGTAGATCTGTTGATTACCAAAATGTTGCAAGCCATTCTATTACTAAAAGTCTACTAAATTACTATTACTAAGGAAgaggtattactactactactactactactactactatctttctTGGTAGGTATTGTGAATAATGGAGGAATATCACTCGCAGAAATAGCAGAAGTAACcgaagagtaaggaagagtatgttgggccggtctccaaggcggtcgggaatacgtgtagggcgctgaaccaactgctctaggtcgttcattaaggagagcaaagttgtaagcttgttcaccaattgacctctcttttggctactctttactttta includes the following:
- the LOC126983557 gene encoding uncharacterized protein LOC126983557 isoform X2; the encoded protein is MVTKTVLGIVCAVATGVLLFTVAHLQHIHHDVEALVQSWEAEGPQTTALGRLRAVVAAMNWLGPLRPAAPRDPLKECGLPPAGYAWWYTRRHLACLQEHMAEARAEQSLFERKLLAIIMITVNLLAFVVLLLAKVQQNVPGDSLSRGVLLKYARLLAKDRQPLSKSLKRTPRVWRLKDAMRAALSRRRRKNAGKKVSYDSLDWWREHDDGRGKLVIQPKERIGEKFRPYPYPKPPGPLKLPTPIGDLPFPHQGCQCACAAESRWWLVLLAATLLLQLHLCFR
- the LOC126983557 gene encoding uncharacterized protein LOC126983557 isoform X1, which produces MVTKTVLGIVCAVATGVLLFTVAHLQHIHHDVEALVQSWEAEGPQTTALGRLRAVVAAMNWLGPLRPAAPRDPLKECGLPPAGYAWWYTRRHLACLQEHMAEARAEQSLFERKLLAIIMITVNLLAFVVLLLAKVQQNVPGDSLSRGVLLKYARLLAKDRQPLSKSLKRTPRVWRLKDAMRAALSRRRRKNAGKKVSYDSLDWWRENDDGRGKLVIQPKERIGEKFRPYPYPKPPGPLKLPTPIGDLPIPHHGCQCACAAESRWWLVLLAAILLLQLYLVFVEAPQAEDS